One window of Aspergillus oryzae RIB40 DNA, chromosome 3 genomic DNA carries:
- a CDS encoding uncharacterized protein (predicted protein), which produces MTESIKESISHLETVADERGVTGSQDMKEPNVDPNHPQNWSTGAKLCTYLTVCFYTFLGNVNGSNFTVATKAVIKEFHVSQTQAGELVCFNVFLLGLGNVFWVPLMRVFGKRPVYLLSMLSLAMMNVWSSRASSYGELLASRTLSGFAAAAADATVPAVVSDMIPPQDRGHYLMFFHLALTAGLFIGPLINAYLVQEEDWRWMCYFLAIATAATFVTAIFTVRETTYVQRNAFAPKRKLWQWMSLTVGYNPDASFIRTVSDIVCNIAYPQLLWAAFAIGISVGWNIVVQLTASRTFTAAPYNWPAGSLGLLSLSGFIGSVLAFWLGGRLIDIISTRYTNRQGGPRLPEYRLPAIIIPGVIGPSGILIFGLCIAYQTHWIGAAFGYAMQAFGVAAISNVAVTYSLDCYRPITGEALVIIFTVRNTIGMLLSLYAADWIERQGPAPVFGEMMAIQVASILLAIPLFIWGKRLRAVTSQYGPMKRFQDQVET; this is translated from the exons ATGACGGAGTCAATCAAGGAGTCCATCAGCCATCTCGAGACCGTTGCAGATGAACGGGGTGTTACAGGGTCTCAGGACATGAAAGAGCCGAATGTTGATCCGAATCATCCACAG AACTGGTCCACAGGAGCGAAATTATGCACATATCTTACCGTCTGCTTCTACACCTTCCTCGGCAATGTAAACGGGAGTAATTTCACGGTCGCGACAAAGGCTGTTATAAAGGAATTCCACGTTTCTCAGACCCAGGCGGGCGAGCTAGTCTGCTTTAACGTCTTCCTTCTAGGCTTGGGAAATGTCTTCTGGGTACCACTGATGCGCGTCTTCGGCAAGCGACCGGTCTATTTATTGTCTATGCTATCTCTTGCTATGATGAATGTCTGGTCGTCGCGCGCGTCGAGCTACGGAGAACTGCTGGCTTCGCGGACCTTATCGGGctttgctgctgccgccgcagACGCGACGGTGCCAGCGGTGGTGTCGGACATGATCCCACCGCAGGATCGGGGTCATTATCTGATGTTCTTCCATTTGGCCCTGACCGCAGGGCTGTTTATCGGTCCTTTAATCAACGCATATCTCGTCCAGGAAGAGGACTGGCGATGGATGTGCTATTTTCTCGCCATCGCTACGGCAGCGACATTCGTTACTGCCATCTTTACTGTTCGCGAGACCACGTATGTTCAAAGAAACGCATTCGCTCCTAAGCGCAAGCTATGGCAGTGGATGTCGCTGACGGTGGGATACAACCCCGATGCGTCATTCATTCGAACAGTGTCAGATATTGTGTGCAATATAGCATATCCACAGCTGCTCTGGGCCGCATTTGCCATTGGTATCTCGGTCGGATG GAACATTGTCGTCCAACTAACTGCCTCGCGTACCTTCACCGCAGCCCCCTACAACTGGCCCGCAGGAAGCTTAgggcttctctccctctccggTTTCATCGGCTCCGTCCTAGCCTTCTGGCTGGGTGGGCGATTGATCGACATTATCTCCACCCGCTATACAAACCGACAGGGAGGGCCACGTCTCCCGGAGTATCGACTCCCCGCCATCATAATCCCGGGAGTCATTGGTCCAAGCGGAATTTTGATCTTCGGTCTTTGCATCGCGTATCAAACCCACTGGATCGGAGCGGCCTTCGGTTATGCCATGCAGGCATTTGGCGTCGCCGCCATTTCCAACGTGGCGGTGACTTACTCCCTGGATTGTTACAGGCCG ATCACCGGCGAAGCTCTGGTCATTATCTTTACTGTGCGCAACACCATCGGTATGCTGCTGTCCCTTTATGCGGCCGATTGGATCGAGCGTCAGGGTCCTGCGCCTGTCTTTGGGGAGATGATGGCGATTCAGGTCGCTAGTATCTTACTTGCTATTCCTCTGTTTATCTGGGGTAAACGGTTACGGGCTGTGACGTCTCAGTATGGCCCGATGAAACGATTCCAGGATCAGGTTGAGACGTGA
- a CDS encoding uncharacterized protein (predicted protein), which yields MARRWWLTVANSVKLGSGKTHVGRTSAIFITMVYEISVLVFYMRIFPSRNFHRAVWSIVFIAAGYSVASVLANVLSCKPVDKAWYPTKTGHCMNRPVFYFANAGLGIFTDFATVIVPIPWLRRLQMPLRQKIAVSCILAMGCFVGVVSCIRLSTLYTLLKSPDLTCKCRHGPATDILSLIRPTGSTTDALIWCTIELNLGITGGCITAVRPFVRRYFPRLLGLSYGNGYKYGDSSRKYGHPLGSVPRANAPDFSNARSNQYSTLTTATTVMPAADNGSEEHILQYPEMPAKSADGIGIVRTVEFDVENSSARSGGTTNDYEAMRHY from the exons ATGGCTAGAAGATGGTGGTTGACAGTCGCAAATAGTGTTAAACTGGGGTCTGGGAAGACACATGTGGGACGTACCAGCGCAATATTTATCACCATGGTTTATGAAA TTTCCGTCCTGGTCTTCTACATGCGCATTTTTCCCAGTCGCAATTTCCACCGCGCCGTTTGGTCGATCGTGTTCATTGCCGCAGGATACAGTGTGGCCAGCGTTTTGGCCAATGTTCTTAGTTGCAAGCCCGTTGACAAAGCGTGGTATCCTACCAAAACTGGTCATTGTATGAACCGACCGGTGTTCTATTTCGCCAATGCTGGATTGGGTATCTTTACCGATTTCGCGACGGTCATTGTGCCCAT CCCATGGTTACGCCGATTGCAGATGCCATTACGTCAAAAGATCGCCGTTAGCTGTATCTTAGCGATGGGATGCTT TGTTGGCGTCGTCAGTTGTATCCGCTTATCGACCTTATATACTCTTCTCAAAAGCCCGGATCTCACCTGTAAGTGCCGCCACGGACCAGCCACGGATATTCTCTCGCTAATACGCCCTACAGGGAGCACAACAGACGCCCTAATATGGTGTACGATCGAGTTAAACCTTGGAATTACCGGTGGCTGCATCACAGCTGTGCGCCCCTTCGTTCGTCGTTACTTCCCTCGTCTTCTGGGTCTATCCTACGGGAATGGTTACAAATACGGCGATTCCTCTCGCAAGTACGGCCATCCACTGGGCTCTGTTCCTCGAGCAAACGCGCCCGATTTTTCGAATGCACGCAGTAACCAATATTCGACGCTCACGACGGCGACGACCGTCATGCCAGCAGCTGACAATGGGAGCGAAGAACATATCTTACAATATCCAGAGATGCCTGCGAAGAGCGCCGATGGCATTGGCATTGTCCGGACGGTTGAGTTCGACGTGGAGAACTCAAGTGCCCGGAG TGGTGGGACGACAAACGACTACGAAGCGATGAGGCATTATTAA